CTTATAATGCAGCAGATTATATTACCGGGCACTCACCCATTCCCGCTGAGGCTATCAATCCGCTCGGGCTATCGGTTTTTCACACCGGTTTTAATCTTATCAATACAATCATTTTCACAGGTTTTATCCCTGTGTTCAGGAAATTTCTCGAAATCATTATCCCATACAAACCCGGCGAAAAGAAAAGCTACCGGCTCCGTTATTTTAAGTCCAGGTTCATGGCAATGATCGAGGTGGATATTCTGCAGGCGCGTGAAGAGATATACAGCTTCGGCAGACATGTCGCCTATATGTTCAGTCTTATACCTGAATACCTGACAGAAAAAAGGGAAGGCAAATATGAAAAAATCCAGAAAAAAATCTATAAATGCGAGGAGCAGTCGGATATTCTGGAACGTGAAATCACTGACTATATCACACGCATAGCCGAAAACGACCTTACCGAAGCCAATTCAAGAAAAATAAGGGCAATGCTGAAGATCACGGATGACATGGAAAGCATTGCTGACCAGTGTATGCAGATGGAACGGACCATCAGGAAGAAAAATGAAGCAAAAGCATGGTTCACCCAGGAAATGCGTGATGATCTGTTTGCCCTCTTTGAACTGGTTAAACAGGCGCTCGACACAATGAATGAAAACCTTTCACGGGATTACAGGCCGGGCATTCTGGCCAAAGCTACCGAAAAAGAATTGCTGATCAATGAATTGCGCGACAAGCTTATCGATTTAAACAGGCAAAGGATCGATGAAGGGGAGCACACCTACAAAAATGCAGCCTATTATGCAGAGCTTCTGAATCAGTGCGAAAAGCTTGCCGACCACATCATCAATATCAATCAGGCCATTGCAAGTAATATTAAATAAGCCGGCCGAATTAACATTAACTTAACATTGGAATCAGGGTAATTCAGGCCAGCCTCCTTAATTTTGCGCACATATAATCATATCCCTGAATGGAAGGTATTTATCTGATCTTCGTCGCAGTCCTTTTTCTCCTGGCATTTTCCGACCTGATGGTAGGTGTTGCCAATGATGCTGTTAACTTTCTGAACTCCGCCGTCGGCGCCAAAGCCGCTTCCTTCAAAACCGTGCTGGTTGTAGCCAGTGTCGGAGTACTGATCGGAGCGACCTTTTCGAG
This sequence is a window from Lentimicrobium saccharophilum. Protein-coding genes within it:
- a CDS encoding Na/Pi cotransporter family protein yields the protein MSNANLLLDMLTILGALTLFLFGMKMMSESLQRISGRRLRNIFTNIASNRVKAIVAGLLVTGIIQSSSAVTVMLVSFVNAGLFSLTQALGIMLGANIGTTVTAWLITIFGFKFEFTSILLPVLGLSLPLLFFPGVRTRSFGEFILGFAILFLGLQFMKDAMPGIDEHSPLIEAIASISGNGFFRHLLFAGAGLLITLLIQSSSATIALTFVLCNAGYIDYSAAAAMVLGENLGTTITANIAALMANRAAKRLALGHTLFNLTGLIWAFAFFSFFVQLSYNAADYITGHSPIPAEAINPLGLSVFHTGFNLINTIIFTGFIPVFRKFLEIIIPYKPGEKKSYRLRYFKSRFMAMIEVDILQAREEIYSFGRHVAYMFSLIPEYLTEKREGKYEKIQKKIYKCEEQSDILEREITDYITRIAENDLTEANSRKIRAMLKITDDMESIADQCMQMERTIRKKNEAKAWFTQEMRDDLFALFELVKQALDTMNENLSRDYRPGILAKATEKELLINELRDKLIDLNRQRIDEGEHTYKNAAYYAELLNQCEKLADHIININQAIASNIK